A single region of the Paramicrobacterium fandaimingii genome encodes:
- a CDS encoding F0F1 ATP synthase subunit B: protein MLNTFVTAAEDGAAHNPILPATYDIIWSAVCFVIVLVVFWKVVLPKLYVMLDERGAAIEGNIAKADEAQRKAEAALEEYTAQLADARAEAGRIREGAREDGKKIVTEAKDQATEEATRITTSAHAQIEAERQSALVSLRSEVGSLALGLASNVIGESLNDDKKATAVVDRFLKDLEESEKTTAGNK, encoded by the coding sequence AGCACATAACCCCATTCTCCCGGCGACGTACGACATCATCTGGTCGGCTGTGTGCTTCGTTATCGTTCTCGTCGTGTTCTGGAAGGTCGTCCTTCCCAAGCTCTACGTGATGCTTGACGAACGTGGCGCAGCGATCGAGGGCAACATCGCCAAGGCCGATGAGGCGCAGCGCAAGGCAGAGGCGGCACTCGAGGAATACACGGCTCAACTTGCCGACGCCCGCGCTGAAGCCGGTCGCATTCGCGAGGGTGCTCGGGAAGACGGCAAGAAGATCGTGACCGAGGCGAAGGACCAGGCAACCGAGGAAGCGACTCGCATCACGACGAGCGCTCACGCGCAGATCGAGGCCGAGCGTCAGTCGGCACTGGTTTCGCTGCGTAGCGAAGTCGGTTCGCTTGCACTCGGACTGGCCAGCAATGTCATTGGCGAGTCGCTGAACGACGACAAGAAGGCAACCGCGGTCGTGGATCGATTCCTCAAGGACCTTGAGGAATCCGAGAAGACAACAGCAGGGAACAAGTAA